The proteins below are encoded in one region of Thunnus maccoyii chromosome 24, fThuMac1.1, whole genome shotgun sequence:
- the LOC121891966 gene encoding uncharacterized protein LOC121891966, with protein sequence MAVWKLWFVLLLLLPAYNNSQVTFVKTTGREPYITPICTNETLNMLTLIICKIRTERSRGEECRLMYKYGQDFENECDSRFTLMKKNQTIFLHLTSLTPVDSGNYSCECIYPGRTDTLHLHITVEVNSSATVEDEEATSSTKISIASAAVGVTVFIIITGVIHRRKHHRNCSRTDTSGSSVCKSPGSLDPDDPDDPYTSLQQPANDLYQTISSIHHQHDAKTTSASNIMELDDQEMDGRETDPSWEIYENT encoded by the exons ATGGCTGTTTGGAAACTGTGGTTtgttctgcttctgctgctacCTGCGTATAACAACAGCCAAG TGACTTTTGTGAAAACCACTGGGAGAGAACCATATATCACTCCGATATGCAccaatgaaacactgaatatgCTCACACTTATAATATGTAAgatcagaacagagaggagcagaggagaagagtgtCGCTTAATGTATAAATATGGACAGGACTTTGAGAATGAATGTGACTCCAGGTTCACACTTATGAAAAAGAATCAGACTATATTTCTTCACCTGACCAGTTTAACACCAGTGGATAGTGGGAACTACAGCTGTGAGTGTATATATCCTGGAAGAACAGATACTCTCCATCTTCATATCACTGTGGAAG TAAATTCCAGTGCCACTGTAGAGGATGAAGAGGCCACAAGTTCCACAAAAATATCAATTGccagtgctgctgttggtgtGACTGTATTCATCATTATAACTGGAGTTATCCacagaagaaaacatcacaG AAACTGTTCAAGAACAGACACATCTGGATCATCTGTATGTAAATCTCCCGGCTCTTTG GATCCAGATGACCCAGATGACCCCTACACAAGCCTTCAGCAGCCAGCAAATGATCTCTACCAAACTATCTCCTCAATACACCATCAACATGACGCCAAGACAACTTCAGCCAGCAATATAATGGAGCTGGATGATCAGGAAATGGATGGAAGAGAGACTGATCCAAGTTGGGAAATCTATGAAAACACTTGA
- the LOC121891967 gene encoding uncharacterized protein LOC121891967, with translation MAVWKLWFVLLLLLPAYNNSQVTPVKTTGREPYITPICTNETLNIITFIICKIRTERSRGEECHLGFHYERGFEHGCDPRFTLMKKNWTLFLQLTSVTPVDSGNYSCECTYIEGTNTLHLQITVEVNPSATVEDEEATSSTKISIASAAVSVTVFIIITGVILGFIHRRKHHRNCSRTDTSGSSVCETPGSLTGDDPDDPYTSLQQPANDLYQTISSINHQHDAKTNSATI, from the exons ATGGCTGTTTGGAAACTGTGGTTtgttctgcttctgctgctacCTGCGTATAACAACAGCCAAG TGACTCCTGTGAAAACCACTGGGAGAGAACCATATATCACTCCGATATGCAccaatgaaacactgaatatcaTCACATTTATAATATGTAAgatcagaacagagaggagcagaggagaagagtgtCACCTGGGGTTTCACTATGAGCGTGGCTTTGAGCATGGATGTGACCCCAGGTTCACACTTATGAAAAAGAATTGGACTTTATTTCTTCAACTGACCAGTGTAACACCAGTGGATAGTGGGAACTACAGCTGTGAGTGTACATATATTGAAGGAACAAATACTCTCCATCTTCAAATCACTGTGGAAG TAAATCCCAGTGCCACTGTAGAGGATGAAGAGGCCACAAGTTCCACAAAAATATCAATTGCCAgtgctgctgtcagtgtgacTGTATTCATCATTATAACTGGAGTTATCCTGGGATTTATCCacagaagaaaacatcacaG AAACTGTTCAAGAACAGACACATCTGGATCATCTGTATGTGAAACTCCCGGCTCTTTG ACCGGAGATGACCCAGATGACCCCTACACAAGCCTTCAGCAGCCAGCAAATGATCTCTACCAAACTATCTCCTCAATAAACCATCAACATGACGCCAAGACAAATTCAGCCACAATATAA